A genomic stretch from Methanomassiliicoccales archaeon includes:
- a CDS encoding 50S ribosomal protein L37e, producing the protein MVKGTPSKGKHANRKTHIPCRRCGKKSYNIREKYCASCGYGRTTKLRSYSWAKMH; encoded by the coding sequence ATGGTCAAAGGTACACCTTCAAAAGGAAAGCATGCAAATCGTAAAACACACATCCCCTGCCGCAGGTGCGGTAAAAAATCCTATAACATTAGGGAAAAATATTGCGCTTCGTGCGGATACGGAAGAACCACTAAGTTGAGATCATATAGTTGGGCTAAGATGCATTGA
- the purF gene encoding amidophosphoribosyltransferase, with protein sequence MDKPEHSCGVVAAALNCNAAPTLKKALRAIQHRGQESAGIAVFDKGIRYLRGMGLVHEVLTGRDFESLRGNVGIGHVRYSTTGASSFENCQPLVVSTSAGELAIGHNGDIVNAEKVRKKLQSEGWAFLTSTDSEIIIRILANELTQYGDPIRAIKNTMRVLDGAYSLALMIGGRVFGVRDPLGFRPLCVGKLPNGFAIASESAVFDVLHGEFIRDVEPGEIIELTPDRFSSTKLPGSAHTAHCMFEWVYFARPDSIIDGREVYSVRKRIGRKLAEEQPVDADVVVAVPDSGRGHALGFAEYSGIKYEEGFMKNRYIERTFILPEQNQRDEGVLLKLNPIRSTVSGKRVVIVDDSIVRGTTMRKIVQMVRRAGAKEVHVRVGCPPIRAPCYYGIDMKTREQFIAVNRSFEEISKMITADSIGYISIKGLVEALEIPESDLCLGCLTAEYPTNVPGEKMRFQQKLEVEL encoded by the coding sequence ATGGACAAGCCCGAGCACAGCTGCGGGGTCGTGGCAGCGGCTTTGAACTGCAACGCGGCCCCGACGCTGAAGAAGGCGCTTCGGGCAATTCAGCACCGGGGGCAGGAGAGCGCTGGCATTGCTGTTTTTGATAAAGGTATTAGATACCTTAGAGGGATGGGGCTTGTCCATGAGGTTCTGACCGGCAGGGACTTTGAATCCCTGAGGGGAAATGTTGGCATCGGGCATGTTCGTTACTCAACGACTGGTGCTTCGAGCTTTGAAAACTGCCAGCCACTTGTTGTTTCAACGTCAGCGGGTGAACTGGCAATAGGACATAACGGTGACATTGTTAATGCGGAAAAGGTCCGCAAAAAACTCCAGTCAGAAGGATGGGCTTTCCTAACGAGCACTGATTCGGAGATCATCATTAGAATCCTAGCGAATGAACTCACACAATATGGAGATCCTATTAGGGCGATCAAGAACACGATGAGGGTACTCGATGGTGCTTACTCGCTCGCACTTATGATCGGGGGGCGTGTCTTCGGTGTCAGGGATCCACTTGGTTTCAGACCCCTTTGCGTCGGCAAGCTTCCGAACGGCTTCGCGATAGCATCGGAGAGCGCGGTCTTTGATGTTCTTCACGGAGAATTCATCAGGGATGTCGAGCCGGGGGAAATTATTGAGCTGACGCCAGATCGCTTTTCATCAACGAAGCTTCCAGGCTCTGCTCACACCGCTCACTGCATGTTTGAATGGGTCTATTTTGCGAGACCTGATTCCATTATTGACGGACGGGAGGTTTACAGCGTCAGGAAAAGAATTGGTAGAAAGCTCGCAGAGGAGCAACCAGTCGATGCGGATGTCGTTGTCGCGGTGCCCGACTCAGGAAGGGGCCATGCCCTTGGATTCGCCGAGTATTCTGGGATTAAATACGAGGAAGGCTTCATGAAGAACCGCTACATCGAGCGGACTTTCATTTTACCTGAGCAGAATCAGAGGGATGAAGGTGTTTTACTCAAGTTGAATCCTATCAGATCGACGGTCAGCGGGAAGCGGGTTGTAATCGTTGACGATAGCATTGTTCGCGGAACGACGATGCGCAAGATTGTGCAAATGGTACGGAGGGCTGGGGCGAAGGAAGTTCATGTTCGTGTCGGTTGTCCCCCGATCAGGGCACCATGTTACTACGGCATTGATATGAAGACGCGCGAACAGTTCATCGCGGTCAACCGTTCGTTTGAAGAGATCTCGAAGATGATTACGGCCGATAGCATCGGATATATCAGCATTAAGGGTTTAGTTGAAGCTCTCGAGATTCCTGAAAGCGATCTGTGTCTTGGATGTCTGACCGCTGAATATCCGACGAATGTGCCTGGAGAAAAGATGCGATTCCAGCAGAAACTTGAGGTTGAATTGTAA
- a CDS encoding small nuclear ribonucleoprotein (Enables 3` processing of polyadenylated mRNAs and tRNA precursors), which translates to MQKPLTVLNQAINRHVIVELKANREYRGILDGYDPHMNLVLKNVEELVNKEVVRKLDIAIVRGDNVIYISP; encoded by the coding sequence ATGCAAAAACCTCTCACGGTTCTCAATCAGGCCATTAACCGCCATGTCATCGTTGAGCTCAAAGCGAACAGGGAGTATAGGGGAATTTTGGACGGATACGATCCTCATATGAATCTCGTGCTCAAGAATGTCGAAGAGCTCGTCAACAAAGAAGTTGTCAGGAAACTCGACATCGCTATTGTGAGAGGCGATAACGTCATCTACATTTCACCTTGA
- a CDS encoding amidohydrolase family protein produces MLPNSILRAYLEPLLELDGLIDMSVDREQDWPMSEVDAEMLISSMDVAGVDKSVILPLDFGRIEEPRVGIEMYNEWVFESCLTYEDRLIPFIGIDPMRGERALDIVEKMVKKFDAKGVKIYPGTGFRPDDDSVREFWQLIDGLNLVVVSHAGASWGPLDENFNHPIYFWNVLERFPSIKIIIAHLGGKWRFETYEMAKEFKNVYADCSALQGWLPSQSEVAISRLKEAASIMPDRLIFGSDWPLFDMSYPYSQWVRFVIEKGWASEEIKERVLGKTFASLI; encoded by the coding sequence ATGCTACCAAATTCGATACTAAGGGCGTATCTTGAGCCTTTACTCGAGCTAGACGGTCTCATCGATATGAGCGTCGATAGGGAACAGGACTGGCCAATGTCTGAAGTTGATGCGGAGATGCTCATATCTTCCATGGATGTCGCTGGCGTCGACAAAAGTGTGATCTTGCCGCTTGACTTTGGAAGAATTGAGGAACCGCGGGTAGGCATTGAAATGTATAATGAATGGGTCTTTGAATCCTGCCTCACTTACGAAGACAGGCTTATCCCTTTTATCGGTATCGATCCAATGAGGGGGGAAAGAGCACTGGATATTGTTGAAAAAATGGTCAAGAAATTCGATGCAAAAGGGGTGAAGATTTACCCAGGGACTGGTTTTCGTCCTGATGATGACTCAGTCAGAGAATTCTGGCAGCTTATTGATGGTCTAAATCTCGTTGTCGTCTCTCATGCTGGAGCTAGCTGGGGGCCGCTTGATGAAAATTTCAATCATCCAATCTATTTCTGGAATGTTCTTGAGCGGTTTCCATCAATTAAAATCATCATCGCGCATCTTGGCGGAAAGTGGCGATTCGAGACCTATGAAATGGCCAAGGAATTCAAGAATGTGTATGCAGACTGCTCAGCTCTTCAGGGTTGGCTCCCCTCCCAATCAGAAGTCGCGATTTCACGTCTGAAGGAGGCAGCATCTATCATGCCAGATCGTCTAATCTTTGGCTCAGACTGGCCACTCTTTGACATGAGTTATCCGTATTCTCAATGGGTTCGATTCGTCATTGAAAAGGGTTGGGCAAGCGAAGAAATCAAGGAAAGAGTGCTCGGTAAGACCTTTGCCTCTCTGATCTAG
- the dapA gene encoding 4-hydroxy-tetrahydrodipicolinate synthase has translation MLTAADLKGIVVAIVTPFTREDEVDIEGLRKLVDFYVKNGIHGIMTTGGNGEFPHLLPEERKMVLEHVVDAVRSRIPVIACTTGCSVKETIIYTKHAENTGADAAIIVQPYYFKLPPEQIFRYYEAIANSTEIPIVVYNNPGYTKNPIPPKLMTRILNIRNVIGLKQSEYDISQTIEIIRTMGDQVSIMTGIDSQLFPALCIGAKGIFSTAACVIPKQMVELYETFMRGDVRKALEIHMKLQTINRFFEYDPGYVAPCKEALKLMGLPAGHVRPPLPALSNEEREQLKEALVNLGVLKN, from the coding sequence ATGCTTACCGCTGCAGATTTAAAAGGGATTGTCGTTGCCATCGTCACCCCGTTTACGCGGGAAGACGAAGTTGACATCGAAGGCCTTAGAAAGCTCGTGGATTTCTATGTGAAAAATGGGATTCATGGCATAATGACGACTGGAGGAAACGGAGAATTTCCGCATCTTCTTCCTGAGGAAAGAAAGATGGTGTTAGAGCACGTTGTTGACGCTGTCCGAAGTCGAATTCCCGTTATTGCTTGTACCACCGGTTGCAGTGTTAAGGAGACGATTATTTACACCAAACATGCGGAAAATACGGGTGCGGATGCGGCCATCATCGTTCAGCCTTATTATTTCAAGCTCCCACCGGAACAGATCTTCCGGTATTATGAAGCGATTGCGAATAGCACCGAAATACCGATTGTTGTCTACAACAATCCAGGGTATACAAAAAATCCGATTCCGCCGAAGCTAATGACTAGGATTTTGAACATTAGGAATGTGATTGGCCTCAAGCAGAGCGAATATGATATCAGTCAGACAATCGAGATCATTCGGACGATGGGTGATCAGGTTTCGATCATGACTGGCATTGACAGCCAACTCTTCCCAGCGCTCTGCATCGGAGCAAAGGGAATCTTCTCAACGGCAGCCTGCGTTATCCCGAAGCAGATGGTCGAATTGTACGAAACGTTCATGCGAGGCGATGTCAGAAAAGCACTCGAAATCCATATGAAATTACAGACGATCAATCGATTCTTTGAGTACGATCCAGGATATGTAGCGCCATGCAAAGAAGCCTTGAAACTCATGGGTTTACCGGCCGGCCATGTGAGACCTCCGCTTCCGGCATTGTCTAATGAAGAGCGAGAACAGCTGAAGGAAGCTCTGGTTAATCTTGGGGTTCTGAAGAATTGA
- a CDS encoding zinc-dependent alcohol dehydrogenase family protein: MRAMVLEECKSVEEKPLKLLDVPKPVPARNEIRIKIKACGVCHTDLHTVEGELSLPKMPIVPGHEIVGIVDELGEECRRYKKGERVGVAWLYSSCGLCKFCKMGLENLCENAKFTGLHANGGYEEYMVVREDYAYPIPDIFSDENAAPLLCAGIIGYRSFRLSNIKPGQKLGLFGFGASAHIVIQIANILGCDVYVFTRSEKHREHARKLGAKWVGDARDICPEKLDSAIIFAPAGWIVREALKSLDRAGVLVINAIHMSPIPELPYDLLWHERKIVSVANVTREDAEQFLKIAGRIPIRTEVRLFKLEDANVALELMKKSEIEGAAVLRIE; the protein is encoded by the coding sequence CTGAGGGCAATGGTGCTCGAAGAATGCAAATCCGTCGAGGAAAAGCCTCTCAAACTTCTCGATGTTCCAAAACCAGTACCAGCTCGGAATGAAATAAGAATCAAAATCAAGGCCTGCGGCGTTTGCCATACGGATCTCCATACGGTTGAAGGTGAACTCTCCCTTCCAAAAATGCCTATCGTCCCAGGTCATGAGATAGTTGGTATTGTTGATGAACTCGGAGAAGAATGTCGCCGTTACAAGAAGGGAGAGCGGGTCGGTGTCGCATGGCTTTATTCCTCATGCGGTCTTTGTAAATTCTGCAAGATGGGGCTCGAGAATTTGTGTGAGAATGCAAAATTCACGGGTCTCCATGCAAATGGGGGATACGAAGAATACATGGTCGTAAGGGAAGATTATGCGTATCCTATCCCAGATATTTTTTCAGATGAGAATGCGGCACCATTGCTTTGCGCTGGTATTATCGGATATAGATCGTTCCGTCTTTCTAATATAAAGCCAGGTCAAAAATTGGGACTCTTCGGTTTCGGTGCGTCAGCCCATATTGTTATTCAGATCGCAAACATCCTAGGATGTGATGTTTACGTGTTTACAAGGAGTGAAAAACATAGAGAACATGCAAGAAAACTTGGAGCCAAATGGGTTGGGGATGCACGGGACATTTGTCCAGAGAAACTCGATAGTGCTATCATATTTGCGCCTGCTGGATGGATCGTCAGAGAAGCACTCAAATCGCTCGATCGTGCAGGGGTTTTGGTGATAAATGCGATACATATGTCTCCGATACCCGAGCTTCCGTATGATTTATTATGGCATGAGCGGAAAATTGTGAGCGTTGCGAACGTGACGAGGGAAGACGCAGAACAATTTCTCAAAATTGCCGGACGGATTCCTATCAGGACAGAAGTTCGTTTATTCAAACTTGAAGATGCGAATGTGGCACTCGAATTGATGAAGAAATCGGAAATTGAAGGTGCGGCGGTGCTCAGAATCGAATGA
- a CDS encoding cation-translocating P-type ATPase, with protein sequence MENQSTVGTVIEDAWESLETDVVLSLLKTNGENGLSTEEARSRLSVYGSNELVGRKRVSPIHILIKQFKNLLLILLLIATFISAFMGELIDAIVIMVIVVFVVVLGFAQEYRAERALEALKRILTPTCTVRRDGAEIQVPVKELVPGDIVVLAAGDKVPADMRLIEATNLQVDEAPLTGESLPVSKTVKPLPRNVARSERINMLFFGTTVIYGKGKGVVTATGMRTEFGKIAEALSQVEEEKTPLERRMDEIGKKLGFIALFLVILILGYETIMSFYLHGALSFEFFFRVLLFAVALAVAAVPEALPAIVAANLAIGMRKMAEKNALIRKMHAIETLGSTQIICTDKTGTLTKGEMTVRQVYFAGKRYEVTGVGYEPSGEILLGGEPISMEERKLLTRLARAVVLCNDARLEYDESGRRVVRGDTTEGSLLVFAEKVDSSLAQLRSVYRRFSEIPFSSERKMMTTVHDFSDTGRIAIAKGAPEIILAHCSQHVKSESIEPLPENERDRILSIAEEMASNGMRVLAVAERTLSPSIDVASEKDVERDFVFLGLVGMMDPPRKDAIDAINVAKRIGIRTIMITGDHKLTAVAVARELGIYADGDMVLTGNELEQLSDEEYEKIVDKVTVYARVSPLHKLRIVEAWKKRDYVVAMTGDGVNDAPALKRADIGIAMGITGTDVAKEASHMILGDDNFATIIKAVEYGRLIYGNIKKYLTFLLQANLVEIAVITLGALVVLPLFGFSGEGAFPLLAVHILYINLATDGLPALALSFSPGDPDLMRLPPRPKNEPVFTKDVKLFLLRALVIETPILLLGFVAALPLGVESARSRMFLMFIAVELVVALSCRSLTFPINKVRPHKLLLLTILWEVMLIVILLQIPTTREALHLVFPSYEDIVWVIGGAVIVLLSMESLKHLISRHRNKKGLISLKAAS encoded by the coding sequence GTGGAGAATCAATCGACGGTTGGAACGGTCATTGAAGATGCCTGGGAGTCCCTTGAAACTGACGTCGTGTTGTCTTTATTGAAGACTAATGGGGAGAACGGTCTGTCCACTGAAGAGGCTCGTTCACGATTGAGTGTCTATGGTTCGAATGAACTGGTAGGTCGTAAAAGAGTCTCGCCAATCCACATCCTGATTAAGCAATTCAAGAACTTGCTCCTTATTTTGCTGTTAATTGCCACATTTATCTCGGCTTTTATGGGAGAATTGATTGATGCGATAGTGATTATGGTAATTGTCGTATTTGTTGTTGTTCTGGGTTTCGCACAAGAATACAGGGCTGAGAGAGCCCTTGAAGCCCTCAAAAGGATCCTGACCCCCACGTGCACCGTGAGGCGCGATGGCGCAGAAATCCAGGTTCCAGTTAAGGAGTTGGTTCCCGGAGATATTGTGGTCTTGGCGGCTGGTGACAAAGTGCCAGCGGACATGCGCCTTATTGAGGCGACAAATCTCCAAGTGGATGAAGCTCCTCTCACTGGTGAGTCTTTGCCGGTCTCAAAAACGGTAAAACCGTTGCCGAGGAATGTGGCTCGATCGGAAAGGATCAACATGCTTTTTTTCGGGACAACTGTGATTTATGGAAAGGGGAAGGGCGTTGTCACGGCAACTGGAATGAGAACCGAGTTCGGTAAGATCGCAGAGGCTTTGAGTCAAGTCGAGGAGGAGAAGACTCCGCTTGAGAGGCGGATGGATGAGATTGGAAAAAAGCTAGGCTTCATCGCTTTATTTCTCGTGATTCTAATATTGGGCTATGAGACAATCATGAGTTTCTATCTCCATGGAGCATTGAGTTTCGAGTTCTTTTTCAGAGTCCTCTTATTTGCGGTGGCGTTGGCTGTCGCTGCAGTTCCCGAGGCGTTGCCAGCGATCGTCGCCGCAAATCTCGCTATAGGTATGCGCAAGATGGCTGAAAAGAATGCTCTTATTCGAAAAATGCACGCGATTGAGACCCTTGGTAGCACTCAAATAATCTGCACAGACAAGACAGGGACATTGACTAAGGGAGAAATGACTGTAAGACAAGTATACTTTGCGGGCAAACGATACGAAGTGACAGGGGTCGGCTACGAACCCTCTGGTGAGATACTCCTCGGAGGAGAGCCGATATCTATGGAGGAGAGGAAACTACTCACCAGACTAGCTAGGGCGGTTGTTCTCTGCAACGATGCTAGACTCGAATATGATGAGAGTGGAAGGAGAGTCGTGAGGGGAGATACGACTGAAGGGTCGCTCCTGGTGTTCGCAGAAAAAGTCGACTCGTCACTTGCCCAACTTCGCAGTGTTTACAGGCGTTTCAGTGAAATCCCTTTCAGTTCGGAAAGGAAGATGATGACGACAGTCCACGACTTCTCAGACACTGGTCGAATCGCAATTGCGAAGGGTGCCCCTGAGATCATATTGGCCCATTGTTCTCAACACGTGAAATCTGAATCGATTGAGCCACTTCCAGAAAATGAGAGAGATCGCATCTTGTCGATCGCCGAAGAGATGGCATCAAACGGCATGAGAGTTCTGGCTGTTGCAGAAAGAACTCTGTCGCCTAGCATCGACGTCGCAAGTGAAAAAGATGTTGAAAGGGACTTTGTCTTTCTTGGTCTCGTTGGTATGATGGATCCTCCGCGCAAAGACGCGATAGATGCCATAAATGTGGCAAAAAGAATAGGAATTAGGACAATCATGATTACGGGGGATCACAAGCTGACTGCTGTTGCCGTCGCAAGAGAGCTGGGGATCTATGCGGACGGAGATATGGTTTTGACGGGAAATGAACTTGAGCAGTTGTCAGATGAGGAGTACGAGAAAATCGTTGACAAAGTCACTGTCTATGCGCGAGTCTCTCCGTTGCACAAATTGAGAATAGTGGAGGCATGGAAGAAGCGGGATTATGTCGTCGCGATGACGGGAGATGGCGTGAATGACGCCCCCGCTTTGAAACGCGCGGACATTGGAATTGCAATGGGTATCACGGGTACCGATGTCGCCAAAGAAGCATCGCACATGATCCTTGGAGATGACAATTTCGCAACTATAATAAAAGCAGTGGAATACGGCCGGTTGATCTATGGCAACATCAAGAAGTATTTGACATTTTTGCTTCAAGCCAACTTGGTCGAAATCGCCGTTATCACCCTCGGCGCGCTTGTAGTCTTACCACTATTTGGGTTCTCAGGAGAAGGTGCGTTTCCTCTCCTTGCTGTTCATATTCTGTACATCAATCTCGCAACGGATGGCTTACCAGCATTGGCGTTGAGTTTCTCTCCTGGTGATCCGGACTTGATGAGACTGCCACCTCGACCTAAGAATGAACCGGTTTTCACCAAAGATGTTAAGCTTTTCCTGCTTCGCGCACTCGTCATCGAAACGCCCATCCTCCTGCTGGGCTTCGTGGCGGCTTTGCCACTAGGAGTTGAGAGTGCTAGAAGTAGAATGTTTTTGATGTTTATTGCCGTCGAGCTAGTTGTGGCACTGAGTTGTAGGTCATTGACATTCCCCATCAACAAAGTGAGACCTCACAAACTGCTTCTGCTCACCATATTATGGGAAGTTATGCTAATCGTCATATTGCTCCAGATCCCTACGACGAGGGAAGCACTCCATCTAGTATTTCCATCTTATGAAGACATCGTGTGGGTGATCGGCGGAGCGGTAATCGTTCTTCTCTCAATGGAATCACTCAAGCATCTTATCTCTCGCCATCGGAATAAGAAAGGATTGATTTCATTGAAGGCCGCTAGTTGA